GAGCAAAGTCTCTGGCCAATTTTCTGACCAGGGCATGTTTTTCTGTCAAATACATATTATCCTCCTGTACAAATTCGCGATGGTCAGCCGAATCGTATAGATTCAGGCTACGACCGCTCGTTAATTATTTATCGCCTATTTTGTTGATGAAAAAACTTGTTAGCAAACCCAGCAAAGAAGAAGCCAGTAAAAGAGTAAACACCATCGGATAGCTACCGCTTCTGTCGAGTATTTTACCGGTCACAGTAGCCATTGATGACGCAAATAAGAGCATTGTGTTGACAATACTGAAATTGGTCGCAAAATTTTTCTTGCCGTATGTTTGCGCAATGAACCCGCTCGTGAGGGGCGGCATAAATCCATAGGAAATTCCCACAAGAATCAGCCCCAGGGAATTGAGCGCCATATTTCTTGTCCAGGCTGACCAAAGGCAAATCCCGTTCGCGATTACGCAAATTGTAGCGGCAAGCGGCAATGTTTTCTTCTTGCCGAGCTTATCGTACAAAATGCCCGAAAGAATGCGACCGAATCCATTGCTAACAGCCAACATCCCGGCAAGCGCCACCGCAAAACTCTCCGGAGCGCCTGAAAAAACCGAAAAGTCTTTGGCGAAGCTGATAACACTGTTCCCGACGCAGGCAATCAGAATAGAGAACACATAAAACAACCAAAATGAGGCTTTTTTGAGTGTTTCTGACACGCTGAGTTCGTCGCCTTGCGCTGAATCAACGGTATTCTTTCCGGCGCTGATTGAAACCGGCCGGATGATAATTGCACAAATGGCGATAACACCTGCGGTCGAAGCGGCAAGATATCCGAAAAAGGATCGCCAACCAATCGAAGAGAAGAGTATTCTGGCTGCGGAACCGACGAGCAGGCTACTCGCGCCAAATCCCATCATCAAAACGCCGGAAGCGCCCGCTCTGTGATCCGGAAACCATCCGATCACACAGGAAATCACTAGACTGTATACGGCGCCGATGCCTAGCCCGCACAGTCCCCCATAGGCGATATAAAGTGAAACAACACCTCCGCTTCGCAAACGTGAGACCATGAAGTATCCGATTCCGGCGAGCAAGGCTGATCCGATCACTGTCCAGTGAAAACCCAGCTTTTTCTGGATGAGACTGCCGATTACGCCTCCGATACAGAAACAGCACATCAAAACTGTAAAATTAAGGCCAAGATCTCCCGCACTCCAACCGAATTCCCTTGAGAACGGCTGCTTTAGAACCGACCAAGCGTAAATTGATCCTGCGAACAGCATAATCACAAAGCCCGCCAAAAGAAACCACAGACGCCTGTTGAGATTGGATTCACCGGCAGTTGGCCATTGTTCTACCGATTTCATATTTTCGTTCATATTCCCTCATTAATCAAAAGATTGACATTTTTTACAACTTGTATTCTTGTAGACAAGCATGATCGGGTAAAAGGTTGCGCGAGCGCGCAACCTGTTTATCCAATATTTCTTATCCGATTCTCTTACAATCCGTGACATCTCCTGCGGCGATCATGGCTTCGACCTGCTCAGTGCTGTAACCCATGGCGCTCAGCACAGTTCTGGTATCTTCACCCAAGAATCTTGCCCGCTCATACGGAGGCAATTCTGTTTCCGTAAAAGAGACGGGAGGTCTGACCATCGTCCTTTTGTTCCCGTTCGGGAATTCTACTTTTGTCAGAATATCCGCTTCCCATGCCTGTTTGTCATTCAACAGCTGATTCCAGGTCTGACAAACGGCGTAGGGCAGATCCGCCTTTTTCATGAGATTCTCCACTTCCTCAAGGGTTCTCTTCCCGACTTCGTCGTGAAGGAGATCATAAAATTCATCCAAATGGCTCTGCAAATTGGTCTGCGGGAAAAAGCGCTCATCGTTTAACAAATCCTGTCTGCCCAATGCTTCCATAAAGATCGGATAATAGAAATCATATCTCGTCATGCCGAATTGCACCCATTTTCCATCCTTTGTCTTATGCGCCACCTGAAATTGATTCGCGAAGCCCCTTCTGCTGATCGGCCATTGCGTGGAAACATCTCCATACTGATTGCATTGCAGGTAAAGCGCCACGTCCCATACGCCGGCATGAAAGAGACTGGCGATGACCTGATCGCCTTTTCCGGTCTCTCTTGCTCGATACAATGCCGCCAATATTCCGCTGGCCAGATACAACGAAACCTGATGATCGCCAAATCCGGCTACAGGCAACATGGGAGAAGAATCAGTATCATACATGGCCCCCATAATCCCTGCGCGGGCAAAGAATGCGGTGTAGTCGAAACCAGGCAAATCTTTGTCCGGTCCTTTTTCACCATATCCGCTGACCAAACCCATGACCAACTTGGGATATTTTTTCTTCAGTGTATCGTAGTCCAATCCCGCTCTCTTCAACGCTGGTTGACGCCAGTTTGTGATAAACACATCGCTTTGGCTGATCAGATCCTCCAGAATTTTTCTGCCCTTTTCTGATTTTGTATTCAGCGTGATGCATTTTTTTCCGGTATTTTCCAGACAAAAGGACGTATCTTCCTGATCACCAAATGGGCGCCCTTCATTAACCGCAGTATACCGAAGCGGGTCGCCCGCCGGCGCCTCCACTTTTATAACTTCCGCTCCTAGGTCCGATAAAAATCTTGCACAGCAGGGGCCTGCAATAAATGTCGCCAATTCTACTACTTTGATTCCTTCCAATGCACGTTTACACTCACTCATTATTTATCACCTCTTTATAATTAAAACCTAAGCTTTGCTGGATTTGGTATCGCATTTTGTTACGACAAAATGAATAATATACGGTATCATGATAACCGGAAATGCCAACCAGCCAAGAATTGAATACCCTTTGCTCACCAACGGAAGCAACCCGAATTGCGCTACCGAGAAACCGACAATACTCAAAATTGCGGTCGTGATGATTACTTTGGAATCGGGTTTGGCGTTGGGATCATAGTTTTCATCAATCATCTTACAAACGCGAGTCGTTCCGGCCGCAACCATATTGACCGCTGTGGATACTGCTCCGAGAATGATCAGAATCGAAATGACCGGTTTCAGAACACTGCCTCCGACGCCTTGATTTACCAACAAAAGCACTGGCAAAGCCGTCGTCTTATATTCCGGCAAGCCGATAATCGCCAGCAATCCCAAAGTAGAAAGAAAGATCATCAGACTGTTTACGACAAATCCCAGGAAAAATGTGAACCAGGCGTCTTTCGGCTCTACCAGAACGCTGCAATGTTGTGAATGAATTGCCGGAGAAGAAGCGATCTGGAAAGCCGCATACACGATCATGCTCCAGATGGCAGGCCACGCAGGTTTGCTTTCAGCGGATAAAACGCTGATATTTGATGTGATGCTTCCCCACAAAGTCACAATGTTGGGAATGAATACCACCAACAAACCCGCTACGATAAGCACGGAAAGGAGAACTGCCACGCGTCGGACAATGGCCGTACCGTAAATGGCTACGAAAAAGATGAAGAGACCTACAACCGCCGTGCAGGCAAGATAGGGAATGCCGGTCAAGGCAGAAAGCGTGGCGCCTCCTGTGGAGAACGCTACGGCCGGAACCACCAGCAGAACAAACACATAGACCAGTTCAAACAAGAAAGAAAATACCGGTGAATATTTGCCGTAAAAACTCTTGTTGAAGCTGCGATAGTCATAAGTGTTATGCTTTCTCCCATAATATGCGATATAGGCGTTGTATACGGCACAGATCGCCTGCGCCCCGATGCAGGTAAATAGACATAAAATTCCGTAGTTGATAAAATAGCTTTTCAGTTGGGCTCCGGACGCAAATCCACCGCCAAATTGCGTTGTAAACCAAACGAAAGTAATCCCGAATGCCGCTGACCATTTGGTACTCTTTTCCATTTTTCATCCTCCTTGATATTGTCTTGACTGAAAATACAGTGTAATCATTATTGATACTATCGTATTCTATTGCGGACTCTGTTTCGAAAGAATCGTCTGCACAGTTTCCAATATTGTTCTTGCTTGTTCATAGTTCACCATTTGCCGGTCAACTTCGATGAGCGTTGATAATATGTTTGCCTCTTCACAGGCTTTTTTGATCAACGGATAATCGAATTCCTCGGGGTCGCAAAATTTAGTCAGAATGACAATTACGGCTTGGGCTTTTGTCGCTTTGGCTTTTGAGACAATCGTGGCAATTCGTTCCTTCTTGGCATCGTAGAGGACAGAACAGTTATTCATATCGGCAAATTTCTTTGCCAAGCGGTCAAGGCCGGTCTCGCCGTCAACCGCATCTTGCTGGTATTGCCTGCTTTCAGCTGCCACGTCGTCCGCGACGATTTGCATATTATATACATCGAGGTAGCTCAGAAAATCCGGATTGTCCGCGAGTATACCCGAAGTCAAAACTCGTATTCTTCCCTTTTTCGGTTCATTTTCTTTCAAGGCCGCAATCAGCTTTTTTACCAGGAGCGTATGCTCTTCCTTTCTCATAAAATAAGCGCTCTTGAAAATATCGCTCCGCTGTACGGCGCTCACTTCTCCGTGAACGGCCAAAAGTTCCGCCAATTCTCTCATTACCTGGTTGTGTTCATTGTATACCGCAAGTGAAGCTATCAATTTTTCATCACTGAAAGTCTCGCCGGTCACCTTTTCCAAATCGTCGATGACCCGCTGATAGCCTGCTTTTGTAAATGCAATCCCGAAATCTGGTTTTCTGTTTTGCGGATATGTCATCGGGATAAAAGGAATGTCGGGTACGGCATATTTCCAGTTTTGCCCCAGGGTTTTCAAGCTGTCGCAAAGACTGGGAATAATAATCGCAGAAACGCCTTTATAGCTACCTTTAATGCCCAGTTCCAGAATGCTCTGAAC
The window above is part of the Fusobacteriaceae bacterium genome. Proteins encoded here:
- a CDS encoding MFS transporter — encoded protein: MNENMKSVEQWPTAGESNLNRRLWFLLAGFVIMLFAGSIYAWSVLKQPFSREFGWSAGDLGLNFTVLMCCFCIGGVIGSLIQKKLGFHWTVIGSALLAGIGYFMVSRLRSGGVVSLYIAYGGLCGLGIGAVYSLVISCVIGWFPDHRAGASGVLMMGFGASSLLVGSAARILFSSIGWRSFFGYLAASTAGVIAICAIIIRPVSISAGKNTVDSAQGDELSVSETLKKASFWLFYVFSILIACVGNSVISFAKDFSVFSGAPESFAVALAGMLAVSNGFGRILSGILYDKLGKKKTLPLAATICVIANGICLWSAWTRNMALNSLGLILVGISYGFMPPLTSGFIAQTYGKKNFATNFSIVNTMLLFASSMATVTGKILDRSGSYPMVFTLLLASSLLGLLTSFFINKIGDK
- a CDS encoding CoA transferase, with protein sequence MSECKRALEGIKVVELATFIAGPCCARFLSDLGAEVIKVEAPAGDPLRYTAVNEGRPFGDQEDTSFCLENTGKKCITLNTKSEKGRKILEDLISQSDVFITNWRQPALKRAGLDYDTLKKKYPKLVMGLVSGYGEKGPDKDLPGFDYTAFFARAGIMGAMYDTDSSPMLPVAGFGDHQVSLYLASGILAALYRARETGKGDQVIASLFHAGVWDVALYLQCNQYGDVSTQWPISRRGFANQFQVAHKTKDGKWVQFGMTRYDFYYPIFMEALGRQDLLNDERFFPQTNLQSHLDEFYDLLHDEVGKRTLEEVENLMKKADLPYAVCQTWNQLLNDKQAWEADILTKVEFPNGNKRTMVRPPVSFTETELPPYERARFLGEDTRTVLSAMGYSTEQVEAMIAAGDVTDCKRIG
- a CDS encoding 2-hydroxyacyl-CoA dehydratase family protein → MNLKVILDEFSKVAQNPKQQLDNYLGAGKKVILVAPVYTPEEIVHSMDLVPMGAWGADMQLQEAKTYFPTFICSIVQSILELGIKGSYKGVSAIIIPSLCDSLKTLGQNWKYAVPDIPFIPMTYPQNRKPDFGIAFTKAGYQRVIDDLEKVTGETFSDEKLIASLAVYNEHNQVMRELAELLAVHGEVSAVQRSDIFKSAYFMRKEEHTLLVKKLIAALKENEPKKGRIRVLTSGILADNPDFLSYLDVYNMQIVADDVAAESRQYQQDAVDGETGLDRLAKKFADMNNCSVLYDAKKERIATIVSKAKATKAQAVIVILTKFCDPEEFDYPLIKKACEEANILSTLIEVDRQMVNYEQARTILETVQTILSKQSPQ